A region from the Waddliaceae bacterium genome encodes:
- a CDS encoding NUDIX domain-containing protein yields MKKVTFLLAAMICICAAGVASVGDITEIMNIVSDDDEIIGEASREEIYAEGIKNFRVVNAFVVNDEGLIWVPRRHKDKILYPLHLDTSVGGHVKAGEAYEQALFRETEEEINIDLTVIPYKEVAYISPISTPVSAFMKVYFIYAEEVENYNEDDINEAFWMGPKDLIDALESGEDKAKSDLIVILKKVFCGA; encoded by the coding sequence ATGAAAAAAGTAACATTTTTATTGGCGGCCATGATATGTATTTGTGCTGCTGGAGTTGCTTCTGTCGGAGATATAACTGAAATTATGAATATAGTGTCCGATGACGATGAGATCATAGGAGAAGCATCGCGAGAGGAAATATATGCCGAGGGAATAAAAAATTTCCGCGTTGTCAATGCTTTTGTCGTCAATGATGAAGGATTGATATGGGTTCCACGACGACATAAAGATAAGATTTTATATCCTTTGCATCTCGATACTAGCGTCGGAGGGCATGTTAAGGCAGGAGAAGCCTATGAACAGGCATTATTCCGCGAGACGGAAGAAGAGATAAACATCGATCTTACTGTGATACCGTACAAAGAGGTGGCATATATATCTCCGATTTCGACGCCAGTATCGGCGTTTATGAAAGTATATTTTATCTATGCAGAAGAAGTCGAAAATTATAATGAAGACGATATTAACGAAGCTTTTTGGATGGGCCCCAAAGATCTTATAGATGCTTTAGAGTCGGGAGAAGATAAAGCAAAATCAGATCTTATTGTCATATTAAAGAAGGTTTTTTGCGGCGCTTGA